The genomic region GCTCAATTTTACCGTCGGCAAATATTTCGGCGGCAGGCTGTTCGCCAATCCCGATTCTAAAATCTTCCGACGTGAATATCTCGATAAAACCCACCGTTTTTACGAAAAACACGGCGGCAAAACCATCATCATTGCCCGTTTTATGCCCATCGTCCGCACCTTCGCCCCCTTCGTCGCCGGTATGGGGAAAATGCACTATGCCAAATTTATCCGCTACAACATCATCGGTGGCTTGTTGTGGGTTATCCTGTTTTCTTACGCGGGCTATTTCTTTGCCAACTTCCCCGTCGTAAAAAACAATCTGGGCTTGGTGATGGGCGGCATCATTATTGTTTCCGTCCTGCCGGGTGCGGTTGAAATTGCCCGCGCCAAACTTGCGGTAAAATCCAAACGGTAACTGTTGAGAATTTGTATCATGAATATATTATCTGTAGAAAACGCTTCCTTTGCCGTCGGCCACGTCGCCCTGCTCGACAAAACTTCCTTCCAACTCGACAGCGGCGAAAAAATCGGCTTAATCGGTCGTAATGGTGCGGGTAAGTCTTCGTTTTTAAAAATCCTCGCCGGCGTGCAAAAGCTTGATGATGGGCAGATTATTGTCCAAAACAACCTCAAAATCGTTTATGTACCGCAGGAATCCTTTTTTGATAAGGAAGCAACCGTATTTGATACTGTTGCCGAAGGTTTGGGCGAAATTCGCGATTTATTGCGCCGTTATCATCATGTCAGCCATGAGTTGGAAAATGGTTCGAGTGAGGCCTTATTGAAAGAGCTCAACGAATTGCAACTTGAGATCGAAGCGAAGGACGGCTGGAAGTTGGATGCGGCGGTGAAGCAGACTTTGGGCGAACTCGGTTTGCCGGAAAACGAAAAAATCGGCAACCTCTCCGGCGGTCAGAAAAAGCGCGTCGCCTTGGCGCAGGCTTGGGTGCAGAAGCCCGACGTATTGCTGCTCGATGAACCGACCAACCATTTGGACATCGACGCGATTATTTGGTTGGAAAACCTGCTCAAAGCGTTTGAAGGCAGCCTGGTTGTGATTACCCACGACCGCCGTTTTTTGGACAATATCGCCACGCGGATTGTCGAACTCGATCGCGGTATTTTGCGTTCCTATCCCGGCTCGTTCTCCAAATATAGCGAGAAAAAAGCGCAAGAGTTGGCAGTCGAAGCGGAACACAACCGCCTCTTCGACAAATTCCACGCGCAGGAAGAAGCGTGGATACGCAAAGGCATCGAAGCGCGCCGTACCCGCAACGAAGGCCGCGTGCGCCGTTTGGAAGAACTGCGCCGCCAGCGTGCCGAACGCCGCAACGTACAAGGGCAGGTCAATTTCAAGCTCGACAGCGGCGAGAAAAGCGGCAAAATCATTGCCGAACTGGAACATGCCTCGTTTACCTATGGCGACAAAGTCATCATGGACAAATTCTCCGCCATCTTGCAGCGTGGCGACAAAATCGGCTTAATCGGCCCAAACGGTATCGGCAAAACCACCTTCCTCAAGCTGATTTTGGGCGAATTGCAGCCGACCTACGGCAGAATCCGTATCGGCAGTAAGCAGGAAGTTGCCTATTTCGACCAATTCCGCAGCACGTTGAACGAAAACGACACCGTGTTTTACACGCTCGGTCAAGGCAACGATTACGTCGAAGTCGGCGGCAAGAAAAAACACGTAATGAGCTATCTGGAAGATTTCTTATTCCATCCAGCCCGCGCACAAAGTCCCGTTTCATCGCTCTCCGGCGGCGAACGCAACCGCCTTTTGCTGGCAAAACTCTTTACCCGTCCTGCTAATATTTTGATTTTGGACGAACCGACCAACGACTTGGATATCGATACCCAAGAGCTGCTTGAAGATTTGC from Neisseria meningitidis harbors:
- a CDS encoding DedA family protein, with translation MLASAIDFILHIDQHLLALSAQYGVWIYAILFLIVFCETGLIVTPLLPGDSLLFAAGGIAALGGMDIHLMVALLSLAAILGDALNFTVGKYFGGRLFANPDSKIFRREYLDKTHRFYEKHGGKTIIIARFMPIVRTFAPFVAGMGKMHYAKFIRYNIIGGLLWVILFSYAGYFFANFPVVKNNLGLVMGGIIIVSVLPGAVEIARAKLAVKSKR
- a CDS encoding ATP-binding cassette domain-containing protein, with the protein product MNILSVENASFAVGHVALLDKTSFQLDSGEKIGLIGRNGAGKSSFLKILAGVQKLDDGQIIVQNNLKIVYVPQESFFDKEATVFDTVAEGLGEIRDLLRRYHHVSHELENGSSEALLKELNELQLEIEAKDGWKLDAAVKQTLGELGLPENEKIGNLSGGQKKRVALAQAWVQKPDVLLLDEPTNHLDIDAIIWLENLLKAFEGSLVVITHDRRFLDNIATRIVELDRGILRSYPGSFSKYSEKKAQELAVEAEHNRLFDKFHAQEEAWIRKGIEARRTRNEGRVRRLEELRRQRAERRNVQGQVNFKLDSGEKSGKIIAELEHASFTYGDKVIMDKFSAILQRGDKIGLIGPNGIGKTTFLKLILGELQPTYGRIRIGSKQEVAYFDQFRSTLNENDTVFYTLGQGNDYVEVGGKKKHVMSYLEDFLFHPARAQSPVSSLSGGERNRLLLAKLFTRPANILILDEPTNDLDIDTQELLEDLLRDYQGTVFLVSHDRMFLDNVITQSIIFEGNGRLKEYIGGYQDYIDAKSREAKIQTESAPKTADAEPVKEKPKANRTVKLSYKEQRELDALPDEIAALEAEQAEINAQLSDPEIFKDYEKAGALQSRAEEIEMLLLEKLERWELLETKQNGNAV